One genomic window of Salvelinus alpinus chromosome 9, SLU_Salpinus.1, whole genome shotgun sequence includes the following:
- the LOC139530892 gene encoding multiple epidermal growth factor-like domains protein 9: MWSMECWGVLSTIAAACLLGVVVSQTTAPTMVPAVMNTTFIENVTATTRVSETTTVSENVTVTTPMILSTTSPGCSALNTSTCETCVPGSYSDNDTLLCSCCHEPGLCLFAGACLPCSRGFFQPLAGQQRCQPCSQGFYTNFTGSLMCQSCSPGSYSNNTGSDSCRSCSPGFYTSQQNATSCSPCQQGTFCNSSSCALCQICPAGTESLQPAAKECTPCRPGMHKAPRQSMCQICSSGFFQIRWGQETCNLCPENHYCPSPDVNPILCPGDAFCPEGSTAPGYCMETFFRKAGEECELAPVTIALLVIGGGVALLFIILLVLRRRRDTDGELSLVRQPLLRKERPQGRYYGIPCDAEPVYAGW, from the exons GTGTGGTGGTGAGCCAGACGACAGCTCCCACGATGGTTCCTGCTGTGATGAACACCACATTCATTGAGAATGTGACGGCGACCACCAGAGTCAGTGAGACCACCACAGTCAGTGAGAATGTGACCGTGACCACACCCATGATCCTCAGCACCACATCCCCAGGCTGCTCTGCCCTCAACACCTCCACCTGTGAGACCTGTGTCCCAGGGTCCTACTCTGACAATG ACACCCTGCTGTGTTCCTGCTGCCATGAGCCAGGGCTGTGTCTGTTCGCTGGGGCTTGCCTCCCATGTTCCAGAGGGTTCTTTCAGCCTCTGGCTGGACAACAGCGATGTCAGCCCTGCAGCCAGGGTTTTTACACCAA TTTTACCGGCAGCCTTATGTGTCAGTCCTGCTCCCCAGGCTCCTACAGCAACAACACAGGCTCCGACTCCTGCCGAAGCTGTTCTCCAG GTTTCTATACATCACAACAAAATGCCACATCGTGCAGTCCATGTCAACAGGGAACGTTCTGCAA CTCCTCCAGTTGTGCTCTGTGTCAGATCTGTCCTGCTGGTACAGAGTCTCTGCAGCCAGCTGCCAAGGAGTGCACACCATGTCGTCCAG GTATGCACAAGGCTCCCCGTCAGAGTATGTGTCAAATCTGCAGCAGCGGCTTCTTCCAGATCCGCTGGGGCCAGGAGACCTGTAACCTCTGCCCTGAAAACCACTACTGCCCA AGTCCAGATGTGAACCCCATCCTGTGCCCCGGTGATGCCTTCTGTCCTGAAGGCAGCACTGCTCCAGGTTACTGCATGGAGACCTTCTTTCGCAAGGCAGGGGAGGAGTGTGAGCTGGCCCCCGTCACCATTGCTCTACTTGTCATAGGAGGAGGAG TGGCCCTACTCTTCATCATCCTGCTGGTGTTGCGTCGAAGGCGAGACACAGACGGAGAGCTTTCCCTCGTACGACAACCTCTGTTACGCAAAGAGCGGCCGCAAGGTCGATACTATGGGATCCCATGTGATGCCGAGCCAGTATACGCTGGTTGGTGA